A single region of the Changchengzhania lutea genome encodes:
- a CDS encoding heavy metal translocating P-type ATPase → METINVFETKEKNRKQGIKESFPVTGMTCASCAASVESVLKHTEGVFDASVNFANSYVLVEYDKELSSNQLQKALREVGYDIIIDAEDPSEVQQELQQKHYQDIKNRTIWSAILTLPIFVLGMFFMQWEPGKWISLILTIPVLFWFGRSFFINAYKQAKYGKANMDTLVALSTGIAFLFSVFNTFFPDFWLSRGIEPHVYYEAATVIITFISLGKLLEEKAKSNTSSAIKKLMGLQPKTLKIIENGEEKEIPISAVQVGQTILVRPGEKIPVDGEVSKGSSYVDESMITGEPVPVEKSKDEKVFAGTVNQKGSFQFIAEKVVGETLLSQIIKMVQEAQGSKAPVQKLVDKIAGVFVPVVLGISIITFIVWMLIGGDNAFSQALLTSVAVLVIACPCALGLATPTAIMVGIGKGAENNILIKDAESLELGHKVNAVILDKTGTITEGKPLVTDILWKDKLENQNQYKQILLAIEAQSEHPLAEAVVNHLKDENIEKAEIASFESITGKGVKAQPENGSKYYVGNHKLMLEKNIQIDSSLMQTAESLEEQAKTVIFFGNKKQVLAILAIADKIKETSKKAIATLQERGIEVYMLTGDNNKTASAVAKQVGISNYQGEVMPSDKAAFVKKLQADGKIVAMVGDGINDSHALAQANVSIAMGKGSDIAMDVAKITLITSDLQSIPKALELSKRTVLGIRQNLFWAFIYNIIGIPIAAGVLYPVNGFLLDPMIAGAAMAFSSVSVVANSLRLKRIKL, encoded by the coding sequence ATGGAGACAATAAACGTATTTGAAACCAAAGAAAAGAACCGTAAACAAGGAATAAAGGAATCATTTCCTGTTACAGGAATGACCTGTGCTTCTTGTGCAGCTAGCGTTGAATCTGTATTAAAACACACAGAAGGTGTATTTGATGCAAGCGTAAACTTTGCAAATAGTTATGTTCTTGTAGAGTACGATAAAGAGTTGAGTTCTAATCAACTTCAAAAGGCACTTCGTGAGGTAGGTTATGATATTATTATAGATGCAGAAGACCCTTCAGAAGTTCAACAAGAGCTTCAACAAAAGCATTACCAAGATATAAAGAACCGTACTATTTGGTCAGCGATTCTTACACTTCCGATTTTTGTGTTGGGAATGTTTTTTATGCAATGGGAACCTGGGAAATGGATATCGTTGATACTGACTATTCCTGTCCTATTTTGGTTCGGACGTAGCTTTTTTATCAATGCTTATAAGCAAGCTAAATATGGTAAGGCGAATATGGATACCTTGGTAGCCTTGAGTACAGGAATCGCTTTTCTCTTTAGTGTCTTCAATACTTTTTTTCCTGATTTCTGGTTGAGTCGTGGTATCGAGCCTCACGTCTATTATGAAGCGGCTACGGTAATTATAACTTTTATTTCCTTGGGGAAACTATTGGAAGAAAAGGCAAAGTCAAATACCTCTTCGGCCATTAAAAAGCTAATGGGATTACAACCCAAAACGCTAAAAATTATTGAGAATGGGGAAGAAAAAGAAATCCCTATTTCGGCTGTGCAAGTCGGTCAGACCATTTTGGTGCGCCCGGGAGAAAAGATTCCTGTAGATGGAGAAGTGTCCAAAGGAAGTTCTTACGTAGATGAAAGTATGATTACGGGAGAACCTGTTCCCGTTGAAAAATCAAAGGATGAAAAAGTATTTGCAGGAACGGTAAACCAAAAAGGTAGTTTTCAATTTATTGCTGAAAAAGTAGTTGGAGAAACCTTGCTGTCACAAATCATTAAAATGGTCCAGGAAGCTCAAGGAAGCAAGGCACCAGTTCAAAAACTGGTTGATAAGATTGCTGGTGTTTTTGTTCCAGTCGTTTTAGGTATATCTATCATTACGTTCATTGTTTGGATGTTAATTGGCGGCGATAATGCATTTTCGCAAGCCTTATTGACTTCTGTAGCAGTGTTGGTTATTGCTTGTCCCTGTGCTTTAGGATTGGCAACCCCTACTGCCATAATGGTGGGGATTGGCAAAGGTGCAGAAAACAATATTCTTATAAAAGATGCAGAAAGTTTAGAACTCGGTCATAAAGTAAATGCGGTCATTCTTGATAAAACAGGTACAATTACAGAAGGAAAACCTTTAGTGACTGACATACTTTGGAAGGATAAACTTGAAAATCAAAATCAATACAAGCAAATTCTTTTGGCAATAGAAGCACAATCAGAACACCCCTTGGCAGAAGCGGTAGTCAACCACTTAAAAGATGAAAATATTGAAAAAGCTGAAATTGCTTCTTTTGAAAGTATTACAGGAAAAGGTGTGAAAGCTCAACCAGAAAATGGTTCAAAATACTATGTTGGAAACCATAAACTCATGCTTGAGAAAAATATTCAAATCGATTCTTCCTTAATGCAAACAGCAGAAAGTCTTGAAGAGCAAGCAAAAACAGTCATATTTTTCGGTAATAAAAAACAAGTATTGGCGATACTTGCCATTGCAGACAAGATTAAAGAAACTTCAAAAAAAGCAATAGCGACGCTTCAAGAAAGGGGCATTGAGGTTTATATGCTTACTGGAGATAATAATAAAACAGCATCTGCTGTGGCAAAACAGGTTGGGATATCGAATTATCAAGGCGAAGTTATGCCTTCAGACAAGGCAGCTTTTGTTAAAAAATTACAAGCTGATGGTAAAATAGTGGCTATGGTGGGAGATGGCATTAACGATTCTCACGCTTTAGCACAAGCCAACGTGAGTATCGCAATGGGCAAGGGTTCTGATATTGCAATGGACGTGGCAAAAATAACCTTGATAACCTCAGATTTGCAATCCATTCCAAAAGCATTGGAACTGTCAAAAAGAACCGTATTGGGTATCCGTCAGAACCTATTTTGGGCATTCATCTATAACATCATTGGAATACCTATTGCAGCAGGAGTTCTTTATCCCGTAAATGGCTTCTTATTAGACCCAATGATTGCAGGAGCAGCAATGGCTTTCAGTAGCGTATCGGTTGTTGCCAATAGTTTAAGACTTAAACGAATAAAACTTTAA
- a CDS encoding heavy-metal-associated domain-containing protein, translating into MKTLKFKTNINCGGCVSKVTPFLNKQEGIESWEVDTANPDKILTIKSDGVTKEDVKATLQKVGFKAEAVD; encoded by the coding sequence ATGAAAACTTTAAAATTTAAAACGAATATCAATTGTGGCGGTTGTGTATCGAAAGTAACCCCTTTTTTAAACAAACAGGAAGGTATTGAAAGCTGGGAAGTGGATACCGCTAATCCAGATAAAATTTTAACCATTAAAAGCGATGGTGTAACAAAGGAAGATGTAAAGGCTACATTGCAAAAAGTAGGCTTTAAAGCGGAAGCTGTAGATTAA
- a CDS encoding DUF6660 family protein translates to MKFLAFILSIYIFVLNLAPCEDYTLLDDELKTEISQAVDDDHQHQGSDLCSPFCICQCCHINAMHLKFVNVKFTIAYISTQDFFYLNGLEKDFSTSILQPPRV, encoded by the coding sequence ATGAAATTTTTAGCATTCATATTATCAATTTATATTTTTGTGCTTAATTTAGCACCTTGCGAAGATTATACTCTGCTTGATGATGAGCTTAAAACAGAAATTTCTCAGGCAGTTGACGATGACCATCAGCATCAAGGCTCAGATTTATGCTCGCCTTTTTGCATTTGTCAATGTTGTCATATTAATGCCATGCACCTCAAATTCGTAAATGTAAAGTTTACTATAGCTTATATTTCTACTCAAGATTTTTTCTACCTAAACGGTTTAGAAAAAGATTTTTCTACTTCAATTTTACAGCCCCCAAGAGTATAA
- a CDS encoding CusA/CzcA family heavy metal efflux RND transporter, with product MINKIIDFSINNKFIIGLLTLTIVGAGIWSMTQVPIDAVPDITNNQVQVITQAPNLGTEDIEQIITYPVEVAMSNLPNVQEIRSISRFGLSVVTIVFDDDMGTYLPRQLVAEKLNEVKAQIPDGFGEPSMGPISSGLGEIYQYTLKVKPEYKDTYSVTDLRTMQDWIVQRQMAMVEGVVEVNAIGGKIKQYEVAVDPNELRAIGLTITDIFEALEANNQNTGGAYIEKNHQANFIRGEGLVRSLDDIKKIAVKNTNNIPITIGDIAKVQFGSAIRYGALTQDGEGEVVGGLVMMLKGANSNDVIENVKDRMAQIEKSLPEGVIIEPLLDRSKLIAETTSTVATNLIEGALIVIFVLIFLLGNWRGGLIVASTIPLSLLFAFILMNVFDVWANLMSLGAIDFGIIVDGAVIIVESTVFLIASQILKKKNLSAKERDGVAADASKKMMNAAFFGQLIILIVFLPILALQGIEGKMFKPMALTFIFAMIGAMVLCLTYVPMMSALILRAPKSDKKSYGDKFVHWVERKYQPLLVRALQKGKLIIGIAVVLFGMTVFMFTRMGGEFIPQLDEGDIAFHAILKPGSSLTETIETTTKIEQIVKAKFPEVEKIVSRIGVAEIPTDPMPMDLADIFVILKPKSEWTSVASKDELIEKMKEAVEIIPGVNYEFTQPIEMRFNELLEGVREDIAIKLYGEDINVLSQKAEEITRIIAGTDGIGDMKAEATTGLPQMTITYNRSKLAQYGLQINTLNQIVQSAFAGGTAGTIFEGEKRFDLVVRLTANNRNDITDVQNLFINLPSGTQIPLREIADITYKSGPMQISRDNTNRRTYVGINVRGRDVKSLVTEIKSKLDAKLELPSGYFIRYGGAFENLERASNRLLTVVPIALLLIFVLIYFALKSLPQTLMIYIAIPMATIGGVVALWLRDMPFSISAGVGFIVLFGVAVLNGLVMVSGLNELKDEGVANLKDRITEGTKRRIRPIMLTAFTDVLGFLPMAVSASAGAEVQRPLATVVIGGLLTSTLLTLFILPILYHGVETKSLTFKTNKKMITVTAIIAFLFILPIHANAQQTNDTLPVITLQEAVKLSKENYPLLKQKQLEITKQEQLKSTAYDFGTTQIFTGGEEVNNGKGIFTTIGIGQSNIDVFGVSAKKRLQEQRIQFAQKTFQLSELELELEVKKAWANALQSKRNYNLYKELDSIYTNFGKAVALNYEVEAISRLEYSAAKNQALQIKNKFMQSKSNYNIALQQLNLWLVSDTFYTIPNAIEMTNEMDMDAFILETHPLYNIAQLEVKEAEATYKAAKADNLPKLNLQGGLQNANGNSGFYTYQAGISIPFLSGTTKAKIKTAKIDTEIAKTNIQFKKQDLQSQFIQSKENYKKWKNSWLFYKNEVLPLVKEQKAGALFAYKEGEIDYTGFTQLIKEAIQSELEAQEALINYLESTFQLHYFNQ from the coding sequence ATGATTAATAAAATCATTGATTTTTCAATCAATAACAAATTCATTATTGGTTTGCTTACGCTTACCATTGTTGGAGCTGGTATTTGGAGTATGACCCAAGTACCAATCGATGCTGTTCCAGATATTACCAACAACCAAGTGCAGGTCATTACACAAGCTCCCAATTTAGGAACAGAGGATATTGAGCAGATTATAACCTATCCTGTAGAGGTAGCCATGAGTAACCTACCTAATGTTCAAGAGATCCGTTCCATTTCTCGTTTTGGCTTATCGGTTGTTACCATTGTTTTTGACGATGATATGGGAACCTATCTACCGCGTCAATTAGTCGCTGAAAAACTCAATGAAGTCAAAGCACAAATTCCCGATGGGTTTGGAGAACCTTCAATGGGGCCAATTTCATCTGGTCTAGGGGAAATCTATCAATACACACTTAAAGTCAAACCAGAATATAAAGACACGTATTCGGTTACAGATTTGCGTACCATGCAAGATTGGATCGTTCAACGCCAAATGGCAATGGTAGAAGGTGTGGTTGAAGTTAATGCTATTGGCGGAAAAATTAAGCAATACGAAGTCGCTGTCGACCCAAACGAGTTACGGGCCATAGGATTAACAATTACAGATATATTTGAAGCGCTTGAAGCCAATAACCAAAATACAGGTGGTGCCTATATCGAAAAAAACCATCAAGCCAATTTTATTCGTGGCGAAGGCTTGGTACGTAGTTTAGATGATATTAAAAAGATTGCTGTTAAAAACACAAACAACATTCCCATTACTATTGGAGACATTGCCAAAGTACAATTTGGTTCAGCCATTCGCTATGGCGCATTAACCCAAGATGGAGAAGGCGAAGTTGTAGGCGGTTTGGTAATGATGCTTAAAGGCGCAAATTCAAACGATGTTATCGAGAATGTAAAAGACCGAATGGCCCAAATAGAAAAGTCGTTGCCAGAAGGCGTCATTATTGAACCTTTATTAGATCGAAGCAAGTTAATAGCAGAAACCACATCAACGGTGGCTACAAATCTCATTGAAGGTGCATTGATTGTCATTTTTGTACTTATCTTTTTATTAGGAAATTGGCGTGGAGGTTTAATCGTGGCATCCACAATTCCATTATCGCTATTGTTTGCATTTATCCTAATGAATGTATTTGATGTCTGGGCCAACCTAATGAGTTTAGGCGCAATAGATTTTGGGATTATTGTCGATGGCGCAGTCATTATTGTTGAAAGTACCGTTTTTCTTATCGCATCTCAAATATTAAAAAAGAAGAATCTAAGCGCAAAAGAACGTGATGGTGTTGCGGCAGATGCTTCAAAAAAGATGATGAATGCTGCCTTTTTTGGGCAGCTTATTATTCTAATTGTCTTTCTTCCTATTTTGGCATTACAAGGCATTGAAGGGAAGATGTTTAAACCCATGGCATTAACCTTTATTTTCGCAATGATTGGTGCCATGGTACTTTGTTTGACGTATGTGCCTATGATGTCCGCATTAATTTTAAGAGCACCAAAGTCAGATAAAAAATCGTACGGAGATAAATTCGTCCATTGGGTAGAACGTAAATACCAACCTTTGTTGGTTAGAGCCTTGCAAAAAGGAAAACTGATAATCGGTATTGCTGTTGTTTTGTTCGGAATGACTGTTTTTATGTTTACAAGAATGGGTGGCGAGTTTATTCCACAGCTCGATGAAGGCGATATTGCATTTCACGCCATTTTGAAACCAGGTAGTTCTCTTACTGAAACTATTGAAACGACAACAAAAATTGAACAAATTGTAAAAGCAAAGTTCCCAGAAGTTGAAAAAATTGTAAGTCGTATAGGGGTTGCCGAAATACCAACAGACCCAATGCCTATGGATTTGGCAGATATTTTTGTGATTTTGAAACCTAAAAGCGAATGGACCTCGGTAGCATCTAAAGATGAACTCATCGAAAAAATGAAAGAAGCGGTTGAAATAATTCCTGGTGTTAATTACGAATTTACACAACCTATCGAAATGCGTTTCAATGAATTGCTTGAAGGTGTTAGGGAGGATATTGCCATAAAACTCTACGGAGAAGATATCAATGTACTCTCTCAAAAAGCAGAGGAAATAACTAGAATTATTGCAGGTACAGATGGTATTGGAGATATGAAAGCCGAAGCCACAACAGGTCTGCCGCAAATGACAATTACTTATAACAGAAGTAAATTGGCGCAATATGGACTGCAAATAAATACCTTGAATCAAATCGTCCAGTCAGCATTTGCAGGTGGAACGGCAGGCACTATTTTTGAAGGTGAAAAACGATTTGATTTAGTGGTGCGGTTAACTGCTAACAATCGTAACGACATAACCGATGTTCAAAATTTATTTATCAATTTGCCTTCAGGTACTCAAATCCCACTTCGTGAAATAGCAGATATAACCTATAAATCAGGTCCGATGCAAATAAGCAGAGACAACACCAACAGAAGAACCTATGTAGGGATAAATGTTAGGGGGCGTGATGTCAAATCGTTGGTAACCGAAATCAAATCAAAGTTAGATGCTAAACTCGAATTACCATCTGGTTATTTTATTAGATATGGTGGCGCATTTGAAAATTTAGAACGTGCCAGTAACCGATTGCTGACGGTAGTGCCAATAGCATTATTGCTCATTTTTGTACTCATATATTTTGCTTTGAAATCATTACCACAAACTTTAATGATTTATATCGCAATTCCTATGGCAACCATTGGTGGGGTGGTGGCATTGTGGTTAAGGGATATGCCATTTAGTATTTCCGCAGGCGTAGGATTCATAGTATTATTTGGTGTTGCGGTTTTAAATGGATTGGTGATGGTTAGTGGTTTAAATGAATTGAAAGATGAAGGCGTTGCCAATCTTAAAGATAGAATTACCGAGGGTACAAAACGACGCATTAGACCTATTATGTTAACGGCTTTTACAGATGTTTTAGGGTTTTTACCTATGGCCGTTTCGGCATCAGCTGGTGCAGAAGTGCAACGACCTTTAGCAACTGTCGTGATAGGCGGTTTACTCACCTCTACCTTACTCACATTGTTTATTTTACCCATATTATACCATGGGGTAGAAACTAAATCTTTAACATTTAAAACGAACAAAAAAATGATTACTGTTACGGCAATAATAGCATTTCTTTTTATACTACCTATCCATGCAAATGCACAACAAACTAATGATACACTTCCTGTAATAACACTGCAAGAAGCTGTAAAATTATCAAAAGAAAATTATCCGCTATTAAAACAAAAACAATTAGAAATTACCAAACAAGAACAGTTAAAAAGTACCGCTTATGATTTTGGTACGACTCAAATTTTTACAGGAGGTGAAGAAGTTAATAATGGAAAAGGTATTTTTACCACTATTGGAATTGGTCAATCCAACATCGATGTGTTTGGTGTTTCTGCTAAAAAACGATTGCAGGAACAACGCATTCAATTTGCCCAAAAAACATTTCAGCTTTCAGAATTAGAGCTGGAATTGGAAGTGAAAAAAGCGTGGGCAAATGCCTTACAGAGTAAAAGGAATTATAATTTATATAAAGAGTTGGATTCCATTTATACCAACTTTGGAAAAGCAGTAGCATTGAATTATGAAGTAGAAGCCATTTCAAGATTAGAATATTCAGCAGCAAAAAATCAAGCATTACAGATTAAAAACAAGTTTATGCAATCAAAAAGTAACTATAATATTGCATTACAACAATTAAATCTATGGTTGGTTTCCGATACATTCTATACTATTCCTAATGCTATTGAAATGACTAACGAAATGGATATGGATGCTTTTATTTTGGAAACACATCCTTTATACAATATAGCACAATTGGAGGTAAAAGAAGCAGAAGCAACATATAAGGCTGCCAAAGCTGATAATTTACCTAAGTTAAATCTTCAAGGTGGTTTACAAAACGCAAACGGTAATTCAGGTTTTTATACCTATCAAGCAGGTATTTCAATTCCGTTTTTATCAGGTACGACTAAAGCAAAAATTAAAACCGCAAAAATTGATACCGAAATTGCTAAAACAAATATTCAGTTCAAAAAACAAGACCTGCAATCCCAGTTTATACAATCAAAAGAAAATTATAAAAAGTGGAAAAACTCTTGGCTATTCTATAAAAATGAAGTGTTACCGCTTGTAAAAGAACAAAAAGCAGGTGCTTTATTTGCCTATAAAGAAGGAGAAATAGATTACACAGGCTTTACACAACTCATAAAAGAAGCCATTCAATCTGAATTAGAAGCTCAAGAAGCATTAATAAATTATTTAGAAAGCACATTTCAACTACACTATTTTAATCAATAA
- a CDS encoding efflux RND transporter periplasmic adaptor subunit, which translates to MKNIPYKFFAIILLSMILTSCNSDKQTADSTNSNADSTNSNSEAIKEDSNEGEEVMLSQQQFEALQMKIDTLAVRNMSGYVEANGTLEVPPQNEAAITSVVGANVVSIKVIEGDKVNKGQVVAYLSHPNIIKMQTDYLNAYSNSNFLKKNYERQQKLYDAGVGSGSNFQKAEAEYEASKAMVNGLEAQLRLLNINASSVSNGTIAQSISLRSPIDGFVQKVEVKTGQYVEPQTELFEIVNTHHVHADLMVFEKDVNKVKKGQKVIFNVQSITDEELTAEIYSVSKTFEDNPKAIHVHAEIENKKGNLIPGMYIKGKIQVENSKIKALPESAIIKEGDRFYVFSAERENKDWSFKPIEVVLGAKDGHWIAVQFPEELEENTKFAYNNAYYLIAEMKKGEAEHEH; encoded by the coding sequence ATGAAAAACATACCATATAAATTTTTTGCTATAATCTTACTGTCAATGATACTGACCTCTTGCAATAGCGACAAACAAACGGCAGATAGCACTAATTCTAATGCAGATAGCACTAATTCTAATAGTGAAGCAATAAAGGAAGATTCTAATGAGGGGGAAGAGGTCATGCTTTCACAGCAGCAGTTTGAAGCCTTACAAATGAAAATTGATACCCTTGCAGTGCGCAATATGAGTGGTTATGTAGAGGCCAATGGCACATTGGAAGTGCCACCTCAAAATGAAGCAGCCATTACTTCCGTTGTTGGAGCAAACGTGGTGTCTATAAAAGTAATTGAAGGTGATAAGGTAAATAAAGGTCAAGTAGTTGCCTACCTCTCGCATCCTAATATTATCAAAATGCAAACTGATTATCTTAATGCGTATAGTAACAGTAATTTTTTAAAGAAGAACTATGAACGTCAACAAAAGTTATACGATGCAGGAGTAGGGTCTGGCTCAAATTTTCAAAAAGCAGAAGCAGAATATGAAGCCTCTAAAGCGATGGTAAATGGATTAGAAGCTCAATTACGACTATTAAATATCAATGCTTCATCAGTGAGCAATGGTACAATCGCACAAAGCATTTCATTACGGAGTCCAATAGATGGTTTTGTCCAAAAAGTTGAAGTCAAAACAGGACAATATGTAGAACCGCAAACCGAACTGTTTGAAATAGTAAACACACATCACGTGCACGCAGATTTAATGGTCTTTGAGAAAGATGTAAATAAAGTTAAGAAAGGTCAAAAAGTCATTTTCAATGTGCAATCTATTACAGACGAAGAACTTACAGCAGAAATCTACTCGGTAAGTAAAACCTTTGAAGACAATCCTAAAGCAATTCACGTTCATGCTGAAATAGAAAACAAGAAAGGTAATTTAATTCCAGGAATGTATATTAAAGGTAAAATTCAAGTAGAAAACTCTAAAATAAAAGCATTACCAGAAAGTGCCATCATAAAAGAAGGCGATAGATTCTACGTATTTTCAGCGGAAAGAGAAAATAAAGATTGGAGTTTTAAACCCATTGAAGTGGTTTTAGGAGCAAAAGATGGCCATTGGATAGCTGTTCAATTTCCTGAGGAATTAGAAGAAAATACAAAATTTGCTTATAATAATGCGTATTATCTTATTGCCGAAATGAAAAAAGGAGAAGCGGAACACGAACATTAG
- a CDS encoding Fur family transcriptional regulator, protein MQTIEQLLESKNIRVTAMRLLIYKFLAEKQVAATLSDIENAFEKADRTTLYRTIKTFEEKVIVHQIDDGTGITKYALCEKGCNCDIETDLHLHFHCTNCNETTCLTEHKIPQIKVPDGYVSENVNLVVKGICDKCSS, encoded by the coding sequence ATGCAAACAATAGAACAACTTTTAGAGTCAAAAAATATACGCGTAACGGCAATGCGCTTATTAATTTATAAGTTTCTTGCAGAAAAACAAGTAGCAGCTACATTAAGTGATATAGAAAATGCTTTTGAAAAGGCAGACAGAACCACTTTATATAGAACCATAAAAACCTTTGAAGAAAAAGTGATTGTGCATCAAATAGACGATGGTACTGGGATTACTAAATATGCCCTATGTGAAAAGGGATGTAATTGTGACATTGAAACCGATTTACATTTGCACTTTCATTGTACCAATTGTAATGAAACAACTTGTTTAACAGAGCATAAAATTCCTCAAATTAAAGTGCCAGACGGTTATGTTTCAGAAAATGTGAATTTGGTAGTAAAAGGCATTTGCGATAAATGTAGTAGTTAA
- the merTP gene encoding mercuric transport protein MerTP: MKNKLIGASLFTAVTASLCCITPVLVLIAGTSGMASTFSWIEPFRPYLIGFTMLVLGFAWYQKLIPITIGTKNEIDCECDVADLPAGKAGKPKFIQSKTFLGIVTAFAIIMLAFPFYSGVFYSDTKRQIMVVDKSDMKTIEFKISGMTCESCEEHVDHEVNKLKGIINSKASYKKGNAIIEFDSTKINEVEIEKRINSTGYKVTDKNKDEWKSN; encoded by the coding sequence ATGAAAAACAAATTAATAGGAGCAAGCTTATTTACAGCAGTCACAGCGTCATTGTGTTGTATTACGCCTGTTTTAGTGTTAATTGCTGGAACAAGCGGAATGGCCTCAACATTTTCTTGGATAGAACCTTTTAGACCGTATCTGATTGGATTTACAATGTTAGTTCTTGGTTTTGCTTGGTATCAAAAACTAATCCCGATAACTATCGGGACTAAAAATGAAATCGACTGTGAATGTGATGTGGCCGACCTGCCTGCCGGCAAGGCAGGGAAACCAAAATTTATACAGTCAAAAACCTTTTTAGGCATTGTAACTGCCTTTGCAATTATAATGTTGGCTTTCCCCTTCTATTCAGGGGTTTTTTATTCAGACACGAAAAGGCAAATAATGGTGGTTGATAAATCGGATATGAAAACAATCGAATTTAAAATTAGCGGAATGACCTGTGAAAGTTGTGAAGAACATGTTGATCACGAGGTAAATAAACTAAAGGGTATTATAAATTCAAAGGCCTCATACAAAAAAGGAAATGCCATCATTGAATTTGATAGCACTAAAATTAATGAAGTTGAAATTGAAAAAAGAATTAACTCTACAGGTTACAAAGTAACCGACAAAAATAAAGACGAATGGAAGTCCAATTAA
- a CDS encoding GDCCVxC domain-containing (seleno)protein, with the protein MEVQLKSEITCPDCGHKKVEDMPTNACQFFYECENCKIVLKPKEGDCCVYCSYGTVPCPPIQENKSCC; encoded by the coding sequence ATGGAAGTCCAATTAAAATCAGAAATTACTTGTCCAGACTGCGGACATAAAAAAGTAGAAGATATGCCAACAAACGCTTGCCAGTTCTTCTATGAATGTGAGAATTGTAAAATAGTTTTAAAACCAAAAGAAGGGGATTGTTGTGTTTATTGTTCATACGGAACAGTGCCTTGTCCACCAATCCAAGAAAACAAAAGTTGTTGTTAA